One Hypanus sabinus isolate sHypSab1 chromosome 4, sHypSab1.hap1, whole genome shotgun sequence genomic region harbors:
- the stk16 gene encoding serine/threonine-protein kinase 16 isoform X2 — translation MGQAVCICSRGIITIDNKRYLFIQNLDEGGFSYVDLVESVQDGKFYALKRIICHDKEDRKNALTEVEMHRMFNHPNVLPLEAYSIIDKSPKCETWLLLPYIKNGSLWTELEKLRNANNFMAEEQILSIFLGLCKGLKAIHDKGYAHRDLKPTNVLLDDYQQPVLMDLGSMTKARIEVKGSREAMTIQDWAAQRCTISYRAPELFTVESHCIIDERTDIWSLGCVLYAMMFLEGPYDGIFQKGDCVALAVQNPITIPENCR, via the exons ATGGGCCAAGCTGTCTGCATCTGCTCTCGTGGGATAATCACCATTGACAATAAGCGTTATTTATTTATCCAAAATCTGGATGAAGG GGGTTTCAGTTACGTAGATCTCGTGGAGAGCGTACAGGACGGCAAGTTCTATGCCCTTAAGCGTATCATCTGCCATGACAAAGAAGACCGGAAGAATGCACTCACCGAGGTGGAAATGCACCGGATGTTCAACCACCCAAATGTCCTGCCTCTAGAAGCATACAGCATCATAGACAAAAGTCCAAAATGTGAAACTTGGCTTCTATTGCCTTACATTAAG AATGGCTCACTTTGGACAGAGCTTGAGAAGCTGAGAAATGCTAATAACTTCATGGCTGAAGAACAGATACTAAGCATCTTCCTGGGACTCTGTAAGGGACTGAAGGCTATCCATGACAAGGGCTATGCACACAG GGACTTGAAGCCCACAAATGTTCTTCTAGATGACTATCAGCAGCCCGTACTTATGGACCTGGGCTCGATGACAAAGGCTAGGATTGAGGTCAAAGGGTCACGAGAAGCTATGACAATCCAG GACTGGGCAGCACAGCGATGTACCATATCATACCGAGCCCCTGAGCTCTTCACTGTGGAAAGTCACTGCATCATAGATGAACGCACGGACATATGG TCCCTAGGATGTGTGCTCTATGCTATGATGTTCCTGGAAGGACCGTATGATGGCATCTTCCAGAAAGGAGATTGTGTGGCATTGGCTGTACAGAATCCGATAACCATTCCAGAAAACTGCAGGTAA